In a genomic window of Gigantopelta aegis isolate Gae_Host chromosome 9, Gae_host_genome, whole genome shotgun sequence:
- the LOC121382042 gene encoding caspase-3-like — protein sequence MMEIIFYMSRLFPQIALNETLIYYIGLIISIFFLNLYFECVSAINEHSTMQEQPNDGDRDIRTRSDKYYDMEANPKGICLIINNECFTNSPTRKGSAKDVERLKCLFEKFGFVVEIKKNLKSSDLLEELKSVSVVGVKPEHNCFVCFISSHGVGKSIIGTDEELVSISKIKEFFSASQCRALVGKPKMFFVQACRNDQKKPVSLWRSDVTGEPQSDFSDRHTDSDFLLAFATTPGSDAFRDEAHGSLFIYHLVRILDENSHEDLLSVLTQLNDIFSVPAKLGVKQMSKFESTLTKKVVLGKRSCN from the coding sequence ATgatggaaattattttttatatgagCAGATTGTTTCCACAAATAGCTTTGAATGAGACTTTGATTTACTACATTGGACTTATAatttccattttctttttaaacttgTATTTCGAGTGTGTCTCAGCAATTAATGAGCATTCCACAATGCAGGAACAGCCGAACGATGGAGACCGTGACATACGAACTAGAAGTGACAAATACTACGACATGGAAGCAAATCCAAAAGGCATctgtttaattattaacaatgaatgttttacaaatAGCCCAACCCGAAAAGGTAGCGCAAAGGACGTGGAAAGACTGAAATGTTTGTTCGAAAAATTCGGCTTCGTGGTGGAAATCAAAAAGAATCTGAAGAGCTCGGATCTGTTAGAGGAGCTGAAATCCGTATCTGTTGTTGGCGTTAAACCGGAGCACAACTGTTTCGTTTGCTTTATTTCCTCCCATGGAGTCGGAAAGTCCATTATTGGCACAGACGAGGAGCTGGTTTCGATATCGAAAATCAAAGAGTTCTTTTCTGCCTCACAGTGTCGTGCCTTGGTGGGaaaaccaaaaatgtttttcgtTCAGGCATGCCGAAATGACCAAAAAAAACCAGTTTCGTTGTGGCGTTCAGATGTAACAGGTGAACCACAAAGTGATTTCAGTGACCGACACACGGACTCCGATTTCCTGTTAGCCTTTGCAACCACACCTGGTTCAGATGCCTTTCGAGATGAGGCTCATGGGTCCTTGTTTATTTATCACTTGGTGAGAATTTTAGACGAGAACAGTCACGAGGATTTGTTAAGTGTTTTAACTCAACTGAACGACATATTTTCTGTCCCGGCCAAACTTGGGGTTAAACAGATGTCAAAATTTGAGTCGACACTCACAAAGAAAGTTGTATTGGGAAAACGCTCATGCAACTGA